CAGAAACTGCTCCAATCCCTCCATGTAGGGCGCCAGAAACTCCATAGTTCACATCAGCTTTGAAATCAAAACACCCGGAATGGCGGACCATTCCGGGTGGCGAAGATACACAACGATCCGCAGATCATTTCAGTCCCAGCATCCCGCGCTTGAGGCTGGACTGGGCAGGATCGGCCCCTAGCCAGATCCCGAATAGCGCCTCTTTGAAGGCCGCGCCCTTCACCGTAGTGAGTAGCTTGGCGTTCTTGTACACCTTCACTCCATCGGCGGTATTCACCATGTCGAAGATGTCGCCCTTCTCGATCGGGGCGCTGAAGGCATCGATGAACTGCTTGATCTCGGCCGAGATCGGAGCTGTGTTATCGCCCGTTGCATTCTCGAATCCCTCCTCAGTCGAGGAGATCATCTTTTCACTGGTGATCAGCGAGGAGATGATGTGGAGACGGATGGCCTGGGGCTGGGTGGATTTGATGATTTCTCCAGAAGAAGAGGACTTTTCGGTCAAGTACAAGGCGCCCACATAGAGATCCATGAAGTACTTGGACCGTACCCCCGCGCCATTCAGCTGGAGGCTGTTCCCGTCAAAAGATTCGGTTTCATTCAACTCTACACTGGACACTTTGCGAGTTTGCGCCTGTGCCGGCAACATCAACATGGCCATCAGGCCGATCAGAACTAGTATTCTCATATCAAACAATTACGAGTAGGTAGATGATATCGGGGTTTCAGGGTCCAATCCATGACGGGCATCGGCCATCAGGTTGCGCATACGCCACTCGATCCGTTTCTGGAACTCGGCTTTGCGCTGGGGGCAATCGGCTTTGGTACAAATCGGGCAAGAGCTC
Above is a genomic segment from Pontibacter sp. G13 containing:
- a CDS encoding chalcone isomerase family protein — its product is MRILVLIGLMAMLMLPAQAQTRKVSSVELNETESFDGNSLQLNGAGVRSKYFMDLYVGALYLTEKSSSSGEIIKSTQPQAIRLHIISSLITSEKMISSTEEGFENATGDNTAPISAEIKQFIDAFSAPIEKGDIFDMVNTADGVKVYKNAKLLTTVKGAAFKEALFGIWLGADPAQSSLKRGMLGLK